The following proteins are co-located in the Streptomyces sp. DT2A-34 genome:
- a CDS encoding GNAT family N-acetyltransferase — translation MTDDDIRPAVAADVSVVKAVTDAAYDRYIERIGRAPVPMLADHSANVAEGKVFVAGDPVIGLVVLEVHEDHLFLDSIAVHPDAHGRGVGRRLLHFVDARARALDLPEIRLYTNALMWENQKIYPKYGYEVVERRVDGPYDRVHYRKRLG, via the coding sequence TCAGGCCGGCGGTCGCCGCCGACGTATCCGTGGTGAAGGCCGTGACCGACGCCGCCTACGACCGCTATATCGAGCGCATCGGACGGGCGCCCGTGCCCATGCTGGCGGACCACTCGGCGAACGTGGCCGAGGGGAAGGTGTTCGTGGCGGGCGATCCCGTGATCGGGCTCGTCGTGCTCGAGGTGCACGAGGACCATCTGTTCCTCGACAGCATCGCTGTCCACCCCGACGCGCACGGCAGGGGCGTGGGGCGACGGCTGCTGCACTTCGTGGACGCACGCGCGCGTGCGCTCGACCTGCCCGAGATCAGGCTCTACACGAACGCCCTGATGTGGGAGAACCAGAAGATCTACCCGAAGTACGGCTACGAGGTCGTCGAGCGTCGCGTGGACGGCCCGTACGACCGCGTCCACTACCGCAAGCGGCTCGGCTGA
- a CDS encoding bifunctional 2-polyprenyl-6-hydroxyphenol methylase/3-demethylubiquinol 3-O-methyltransferase UbiG, producing the protein MTNGEHAITEAGMDWDAAAASFDDEPDHGLRDPEVRQAWASRLRSWLPARPSDVLDLGCGTGSLSLLAAEQGHRVTGVDRAPAMVDLARAKLAGRDAAFLVGDAVVPPVGEERFDVVLVRHVLWALPDPGRVLRHWRGLLRPGGRFVLVEGVWGTTVPSVGIPAARLTALLAPLARDVRVERLSGDARLWGKDVDDERYAVVAGAA; encoded by the coding sequence ATGACGAACGGTGAACACGCCATCACAGAGGCGGGCATGGACTGGGACGCGGCGGCCGCCTCCTTCGACGACGAGCCGGACCACGGCCTGCGCGACCCCGAGGTGCGCCAGGCCTGGGCCTCCCGACTGCGGTCCTGGCTGCCCGCGCGCCCGTCCGACGTCCTCGACCTCGGCTGCGGCACCGGCAGCCTGTCGCTCCTCGCGGCCGAACAGGGACACCGGGTCACCGGGGTGGACCGGGCCCCGGCGATGGTCGACCTCGCCCGCGCCAAGCTCGCCGGGCGGGACGCGGCGTTCCTCGTCGGTGACGCGGTGGTGCCACCGGTGGGGGAGGAGCGGTTCGACGTGGTGCTCGTACGGCATGTCCTGTGGGCCCTGCCCGACCCGGGCCGCGTCCTGCGGCACTGGCGCGGGCTGCTGCGCCCGGGAGGGCGGTTCGTGCTGGTGGAGGGGGTGTGGGGGACGACCGTGCCGTCGGTCGGTATACCGGCGGCACGGCTCACCGCTCTTCTTGCACCCCTCGCCCGGGACGTGCGCGTGGAGCGACTGTCCGGTGACGCCCGGCTGTGGGGGAAGGACGTGGACGACGAGCGGTACGCGGTGGTGGCGGGGGCGGCCTGA
- a CDS encoding DUF402 domain-containing protein: MSANSADQARVLDVVLVKGGRTKIRYEAELLADDGTRVAVRAPWSGAGVRDFGFVRFEPGDVFTEYYWRDRWYAVKEVRDATGALKGWYCDITRPATLSGAELVVEDLDLDLWCSADGSDVRRLDEDEFAESGLPRTDPRAAAAAVSALDALEALARGEGFAGLLG; encoded by the coding sequence ATGTCCGCGAACTCGGCTGATCAGGCCCGCGTGCTGGACGTGGTCCTGGTCAAGGGCGGCCGTACGAAGATCCGTTACGAGGCCGAACTGCTCGCCGACGACGGCACCCGCGTCGCCGTCCGCGCTCCCTGGTCCGGCGCCGGCGTCCGCGACTTCGGCTTCGTCCGCTTCGAGCCGGGCGACGTCTTCACCGAGTACTACTGGCGCGACCGCTGGTACGCCGTGAAGGAGGTCCGCGACGCCACGGGGGCCCTCAAGGGCTGGTACTGCGACATCACCCGCCCGGCCACGCTGTCCGGCGCGGAGCTGGTCGTCGAGGACCTCGACCTGGACCTGTGGTGCTCCGCCGACGGCTCGGACGTACGCCGTCTGGACGAGGACGAGTTCGCCGAGAGCGGCCTCCCGCGGACGGATCCGCGGGCCGCCGCGGCCGCCGTGTCCGCGCTGGACGCACTGGAGGCGCTGGCGCGCGGGGAGGGCTTCGCGGGGCTGCTCGGATAG
- a CDS encoding GNAT family N-acetyltransferase, whose product MTITVRPLRPEVRADVEGFAHVRHLALPFFLVTPESIAYDAAHIHPDAHYRPLVAEEDGEVIGTAQVGLVNDSPEPGQAYVNVYVHPERTRRGAGTLLVRTAEEYLAERGATRLFAWILDAPGNRAFAERHGYRESRSAHFLRLDLAHGTLPPLQAPPPGVELRTGADFADDPRPLFELDAEAASDEPSDVAYEFTDYEAWLEETWNHPLLSRELTSVAVADGRPVAFSVARTDGGTRYGTVITGTARAFRGRGLAKLAKNDSLHRARAAGLTEAFTGNDTGNGPMLAINKWFGYEICATEVRYVRELG is encoded by the coding sequence ATGACTATCACCGTGCGCCCCCTGCGTCCCGAGGTCCGAGCCGACGTCGAGGGCTTCGCCCACGTCCGGCACCTCGCCCTCCCCTTCTTTCTGGTGACCCCGGAGTCCATCGCCTACGACGCCGCCCACATCCACCCGGACGCCCACTACCGGCCGCTCGTCGCGGAGGAGGACGGCGAGGTGATCGGCACCGCCCAGGTCGGGCTCGTCAACGACAGCCCGGAGCCCGGCCAGGCCTACGTCAACGTGTACGTCCACCCGGAGCGCACCCGCCGCGGCGCGGGCACGCTGCTGGTCCGCACCGCCGAGGAGTACCTGGCCGAGCGAGGAGCGACCAGGCTGTTCGCCTGGATCCTCGACGCACCGGGCAACCGCGCCTTCGCCGAACGGCACGGCTACCGCGAGAGCCGCTCGGCACACTTCCTCCGCCTGGACCTGGCGCACGGCACCCTGCCCCCGCTCCAGGCCCCGCCCCCGGGCGTGGAGCTGCGCACAGGGGCCGACTTCGCGGACGATCCCCGCCCGCTGTTCGAGCTGGACGCGGAGGCGGCGTCGGACGAACCGAGCGACGTCGCCTACGAGTTCACGGACTACGAGGCCTGGCTGGAGGAGACCTGGAACCACCCCCTCCTCAGCCGCGAGCTGACCTCCGTCGCCGTCGCCGACGGCCGCCCCGTCGCCTTCAGCGTGGCCCGCACGGACGGTGGCACCCGGTACGGCACGGTCATCACCGGCACCGCCCGCGCCTTCCGCGGACGCGGCCTCGCCAAGCTCGCCAAGAACGACTCCCTGCACCGCGCCCGTGCCGCCGGGCTCACGGAGGCGTTCACGGGCAACGACACCGGCAACGGCCCGATGCTCGCGATCAACAAGTGGTTCGGGTACGAGATCTGCGCGACGGAGGTGCGCTATGTCCGCGAACTCGGCTGA
- a CDS encoding GntR family transcriptional regulator, which yields MTLKIHIDDSAAPYEQVRAQISEQARSGVLPVGYRLPTVRGLAESLGLAANTVAKAYRALESDGVIETRGRNGTFVAAAGSAAERELASAAQAYVERARRLGLAEADALAAVRDALRAAYGE from the coding sequence GTGACCTTGAAGATCCACATCGACGACAGTGCGGCGCCGTACGAGCAGGTGCGGGCGCAGATCTCCGAGCAGGCGCGATCGGGGGTGCTGCCCGTCGGGTACCGGCTGCCCACGGTGCGAGGGCTGGCGGAGTCGCTCGGACTGGCGGCCAACACGGTCGCCAAGGCGTACCGGGCGCTGGAGAGCGACGGGGTGATCGAGACGCGCGGGCGCAACGGCACGTTCGTGGCCGCCGCCGGCTCGGCCGCGGAGCGTGAGCTGGCCTCGGCCGCGCAGGCCTACGTGGAGCGGGCTCGCAGGCTTGGGCTCGCGGAGGCCGACGCGTTGGCGGCCGTACGGGATGCCCTGCGGGCGGCATACGGGGAGTAG
- a CDS encoding DUF72 domain-containing protein, which translates to MTLFLGTSGWQYKDWRGAFYPPDVPMRRWLEEYTECFATVEINNAFYRLPTRENFEAWRERVPRDFVVAVKASRYLTHIKRLKDPEEPVHRLMSHAAGLGDRLGPVLLQLPPTLRADPELLDACLACFPSGTRIAVEPRHESWWTPEIREVLESREAALCWADVQARPVTPLWRTTDWGYVRFHEGRARPWPRYGRRSLETWVDRIATTWSDAEDMYAYFNNDPGGAAVQDAVVFGRAATRAGLTVTRTPELAARR; encoded by the coding sequence ATGACCCTGTTCCTCGGGACGTCGGGATGGCAGTACAAGGACTGGCGGGGTGCCTTCTATCCCCCCGATGTGCCCATGCGCCGGTGGCTGGAGGAGTACACGGAGTGCTTCGCCACGGTGGAGATCAACAACGCGTTCTACCGGTTGCCGACGCGGGAGAACTTCGAGGCCTGGCGTGAACGGGTGCCGCGGGACTTCGTGGTCGCGGTGAAGGCGAGCCGCTACCTCACCCACATCAAGCGCCTCAAGGACCCCGAGGAGCCGGTCCACCGTCTGATGTCCCACGCGGCGGGGCTGGGCGACCGACTGGGGCCGGTCCTCCTCCAACTCCCGCCGACTCTGCGCGCCGACCCCGAGCTCCTGGACGCCTGCCTGGCCTGCTTCCCGTCCGGAACGCGGATCGCGGTCGAGCCCCGCCACGAGTCCTGGTGGACGCCGGAGATCCGCGAGGTCCTGGAGTCCCGGGAGGCCGCCCTGTGCTGGGCCGACGTCCAGGCCCGGCCGGTGACCCCGCTGTGGCGCACCACGGACTGGGGGTACGTCCGCTTCCATGAGGGCCGCGCCCGCCCCTGGCCCCGCTACGGCCGACGCTCCCTGGAGACCTGGGTCGACCGGATCGCGACCACCTGGTCCGACGCCGAGGACATGTACGCGTACTTCAACAACGACCCCGGCGGGGCGGCGGTGCAGGACGCGGTGGTCTTCGGGAGGGCGGCGACGCGAGCGGGCCTCACGGTCACCCGCACGCCGGAGTTGGCTGCACGCCGCTGA
- a CDS encoding DUF5925 domain-containing protein, with protein MTDHGRMSANPHDALPIRLNVDDSDSPSDVVDALFLGRFATGEQPYSHAVNIDRVRPGVTLLPPGARVLRTARDDDRSATLAEGDGWTLLVSRWNRGADVTVTATSEELAARVLGEATDGAADEPEPQPENVTMGFWYVSPRRGPHRTTRQISAGTWDEVRANYTAPVADAMDRLMKTTPEDIAGRLLLLHGPPGTGKTSALRTLARSWRDWCQVDCVLDPERLFSDVGYLMDIAIGEEDATGKGRWRLLLLEDCDELIRGEAKHTAGQALSRLLNLTDGLLGQGRNVLVGVTTNEDLERLHPAVVRPGRCLARIEVGPLTRGEAVNWLGTDQGVGREGATLAELYALKRGTSPTSLPEPRDGADAGLYL; from the coding sequence GTGACGGATCATGGCCGCATGTCTGCGAACCCACACGACGCTCTGCCGATCCGGCTCAACGTCGACGACAGCGACTCGCCGTCCGACGTCGTCGACGCGCTGTTCCTCGGCCGCTTCGCGACGGGCGAGCAGCCGTACTCGCACGCGGTGAACATCGACCGCGTACGGCCCGGGGTGACGCTCCTGCCGCCGGGCGCCCGGGTGCTGCGCACCGCCCGCGACGACGACCGCAGCGCGACGCTGGCGGAGGGCGACGGCTGGACCCTGCTGGTCTCCCGCTGGAACCGGGGCGCCGACGTCACGGTGACGGCGACCAGCGAGGAACTTGCCGCGCGCGTGCTGGGCGAGGCCACGGACGGCGCGGCGGACGAGCCCGAGCCGCAGCCGGAGAACGTGACCATGGGTTTTTGGTACGTCTCCCCCAGGCGCGGCCCGCACCGCACGACCCGGCAGATCTCGGCGGGCACCTGGGACGAGGTGCGGGCCAACTACACCGCGCCGGTCGCGGACGCGATGGACCGGCTGATGAAGACGACCCCGGAGGACATCGCGGGCCGTCTGCTCCTGCTGCACGGCCCGCCGGGCACCGGCAAGACGTCGGCGCTGCGGACGCTGGCCCGCTCCTGGCGGGACTGGTGCCAGGTGGACTGCGTGCTGGACCCGGAGCGGCTGTTCAGTGACGTCGGCTATCTGATGGACATCGCGATCGGCGAGGAGGACGCGACGGGCAAGGGCCGCTGGCGGCTGCTGCTCCTGGAGGACTGCGACGAGCTGATCCGCGGCGAGGCCAAGCACACGGCGGGCCAGGCGCTGTCGCGGTTGCTGAACCTGACGGACGGCCTGCTGGGCCAGGGCCGTAACGTCCTGGTCGGCGTGACGACCAACGAGGACCTGGAGCGGCTCCACCCCGCCGTCGTCCGCCCCGGCCGCTGTCTGGCCCGTATCGAGGTGGGGCCGCTGACGCGCGGGGAGGCGGTGAACTGGCTGGGCACCGACCAGGGTGTCGGCCGGGAGGGGGCCACGCTGGCGGAGCTGTACGCGCTGAAGCGGGGCACCTCCCCGACGTCGCTGCCGGAGCCGCGGGACGGGGCGGACGCGGGGCTGTACCTCTAG
- a CDS encoding xylan 1,4-beta-xylosidase, translating to MGRHGWNSGARRWRLTALLGVGVAALALVVTLLNTLPGNGASTEGTTRDGDKVHGNPTATPDATNPEVGWGFTHTQYSADEGAAAAVQRVEGRLADAGGLPQIQHIMGWGADNPEPVQGRYDFEATDRRIDFVRASGSTPVVTLCCAPDWMKGGRAGVDNTDWSQAALETAPEPEHFEDFAALAVTVAKRYPDVRHFIVWNEFKGFWNDAEARWDYEGYTRLYNLVHKALKKVNPDIMVGGPYLVMDSVDPRAEEASTALKGSWGALDQRIVDAFAYWNEHKVGADFVVVDGSSYTRDDELLPDEFTATDKFTAVGQWVRRQTGDLPLWWAEYYVEPADGNDDRKGWSEARRVAVQAAGMIALAKGGATSGFYWNPQEEKGTECAGCLWTPTDTAGGGEKLPMYDLVSRFGTEFRPGTEYKKVSVDKPDVRVLATDKTVLVVNTLDRRTSAKIDGKKIELQAYEVKWLKR from the coding sequence ATGGGACGTCATGGGTGGAATTCGGGGGCACGGCGGTGGCGGCTCACCGCGCTGCTCGGTGTGGGCGTGGCCGCTCTGGCCCTGGTGGTGACCCTGCTCAACACGCTTCCCGGAAACGGCGCGAGCACCGAGGGCACCACACGCGACGGCGACAAGGTGCACGGCAACCCGACCGCCACTCCGGACGCCACGAACCCCGAGGTCGGCTGGGGATTCACCCACACCCAGTACAGCGCCGACGAGGGCGCCGCCGCGGCCGTGCAGCGCGTCGAGGGACGGCTCGCGGACGCCGGGGGACTGCCGCAGATCCAGCACATCATGGGCTGGGGCGCCGACAACCCCGAGCCGGTCCAAGGCCGTTACGACTTCGAGGCCACGGACCGCCGTATCGACTTCGTCCGCGCCTCCGGCAGCACCCCGGTCGTCACCCTGTGCTGCGCCCCCGACTGGATGAAGGGCGGCAGGGCCGGCGTCGACAACACCGACTGGAGCCAGGCCGCCCTGGAGACGGCGCCCGAGCCCGAGCACTTCGAGGACTTCGCCGCGCTGGCCGTGACCGTCGCCAAGCGCTATCCGGACGTACGCCACTTCATCGTGTGGAACGAGTTCAAGGGCTTCTGGAACGACGCCGAGGCCCGCTGGGACTACGAGGGCTACACCCGGCTCTACAACCTCGTCCACAAGGCGCTGAAGAAGGTCAACCCGGACATCATGGTCGGCGGCCCGTACCTCGTGATGGACAGCGTCGACCCGCGCGCGGAGGAGGCCTCGACGGCCCTGAAGGGCAGCTGGGGCGCCCTGGACCAGCGCATCGTCGACGCCTTCGCGTACTGGAACGAGCACAAGGTGGGCGCCGACTTCGTCGTCGTGGACGGCTCCAGCTACACCCGGGACGACGAGCTGCTGCCCGACGAGTTCACGGCCACCGACAAGTTCACGGCCGTGGGCCAGTGGGTGCGGCGGCAGACCGGTGACCTGCCGCTGTGGTGGGCCGAGTACTACGTCGAGCCCGCCGACGGCAACGACGACCGCAAGGGCTGGTCCGAGGCCCGCCGCGTCGCCGTCCAGGCCGCCGGAATGATCGCGCTGGCCAAGGGCGGCGCCACCTCCGGCTTCTACTGGAACCCGCAGGAGGAGAAGGGCACCGAGTGCGCCGGCTGTCTGTGGACGCCGACCGACACCGCGGGCGGCGGAGAGAAGCTGCCGATGTACGACCTGGTCTCCCGGTTCGGCACGGAGTTCCGGCCCGGCACCGAGTACAAAAAGGTGTCCGTGGACAAGCCCGACGTCCGGGTCCTGGCCACGGACAAGACGGTCCTCGTCGTGAACACCCTCGACCGGCGGACCAGCGCGAAGATCGACGGCAAGAAGATCGAGCTGCAGGCGTACGAGGTGAAGTGGCTCAAGCGCTGA
- a CDS encoding lipopolysaccharide biosynthesis protein, which produces MSDTTTTTEPASTDATAPEQSGRRLRLPGLGGPSGGSQLFRNAYALMINTGVSAVLGLGFWLAAARYYSETAVGQGSAAIAAMKFLAGLTAVALTGALARFIPVAGRRSGRLIFRTYAGSCVIVALAAGVFLLTLDLWGPSYRFLNGAAGGLFFVVAVVAWNLLTLQDGVLTGLRSAVWVPVGNTVFSAVKLGLLLAFAVAIPTAGVFVSWVAAIAVSVLPLGWLVFRRLVPRHEEATEEHARPPSLKEIGRFLAGDYTGSLFSLAVVYLIPVIVAAQVSAEDNAYFYITATIGGTVNLLAINMGASLTVEGSHDPGRLAANTRAALRRMARIMVPVAAILFFGAPRILGVFGQGYADAATPLLRWFAVGALLRVVMETYFAVLRAQSRTAGLAWLQGLLCALVLGLTLLLLPRMGLTGAGVAEIVSLAVIVAIAAPKLYRTAKATSAEVPEDAAPDGDLADLGAPEVSEGARGRMPAWALDTDTLALGIHVDFDHLERRPDVRPGPGTPPTGTPPVRLEHRPDHRPTWARKAEVGLPAEMGVPPLERIREWGSEPGSEASPGPAEVDAPFGVDFDVSGARDEAVPEEHEEAAVREEAVVRQESAVREEPPMPEEAVRQPDASSLTWRERLLPTRLGVVLGCLLIAALLLYWVPALRLGEADLDGMGGLGLISVLPLPTLVGAALLAVVFASLLWLGREHRALLLVTLVATVVSLHSLPALTETEPRFATAWQHLGFLDYIDRTGSAVPDLDARWSWPGFFAVAAFAAKACGVGDLTEVIRWWPLTMQLLYLVPMFLLVRSMRASWRAKWTGSWIFVLSGWVGQDYFSPQGFTYLLYLVFAAILLVWFRAPHVIWTKRRPGEVEVEPTDRRQRAVLLMVVTGLFAASVPAHQLTPFVMLGVLTALVLIGKSELRGLPILFGVMVTVWIGFMAEPYWSGHFDELFGGVGGVGGNVSSSVSGRIEGGSSTHKLVLYTRVLLAGSVMAMACWGWWRRRFHHYRERSLLVLTFVPFLGFGMQSYGGEMALRVFMFALPGAALLAGLALFPRTGVTAKERDKDKVSLAPLAALMAGLVLMGGFLVARWGNEPFERVRPGEVAAMEYVYAHDDPSLRLLWLSDDPVNVVTPSMPWGSRDMEKVEYLPTPAPIDPVLVSGLVKSLKDAGPNSYLMINRGQVIYLRMDVGYSATWESRLIQNLDRRQELKKVFVNADVTMYALRKQPAGEVPKADPGPIGPQVTWTPWSVIGGLAALALIVLLMAREVVRVAVPPSVRQLRWLQSSFWFSLPLLAVLLASLVQRFLTIE; this is translated from the coding sequence GTGTCTGACACGACGACCACGACCGAGCCCGCATCGACCGACGCGACGGCGCCCGAGCAGTCGGGGCGCCGGCTTCGCCTGCCCGGCCTGGGCGGGCCCTCCGGGGGCAGTCAGCTGTTCCGCAACGCCTACGCCCTGATGATCAACACCGGCGTCTCCGCCGTACTGGGGCTCGGTTTCTGGCTGGCCGCGGCCCGCTACTACTCCGAGACCGCGGTCGGCCAGGGCTCCGCCGCGATCGCCGCGATGAAGTTCCTCGCGGGTCTGACCGCGGTGGCGCTGACGGGCGCGCTGGCCCGTTTCATCCCGGTGGCGGGCCGCAGGAGCGGCCGGCTCATCTTCCGGACGTACGCGGGAAGTTGCGTGATCGTGGCACTGGCCGCGGGCGTCTTCCTGCTGACGCTGGACCTGTGGGGGCCGTCGTACCGGTTCCTGAACGGGGCGGCGGGCGGGCTCTTCTTCGTCGTCGCCGTCGTCGCCTGGAACCTGCTCACGCTCCAGGACGGCGTGCTGACCGGGCTGCGCAGTGCGGTGTGGGTGCCGGTCGGCAACACCGTGTTCTCCGCGGTGAAGCTGGGTCTGCTGCTGGCGTTCGCGGTGGCGATCCCCACCGCCGGTGTCTTCGTGTCGTGGGTCGCGGCGATCGCGGTGTCGGTGCTGCCGCTGGGCTGGCTGGTGTTCCGGCGCCTGGTGCCGCGCCATGAGGAGGCGACCGAGGAGCATGCCCGTCCGCCGTCCCTGAAGGAGATCGGGAGGTTCCTGGCCGGCGACTACACCGGCTCGCTGTTCTCCCTCGCCGTGGTCTATCTGATCCCGGTGATCGTGGCCGCGCAGGTCTCCGCCGAGGACAACGCGTACTTCTACATCACGGCCACCATAGGCGGCACGGTCAATCTGCTCGCCATCAACATGGGCGCCTCCCTCACGGTCGAGGGCTCGCACGATCCGGGGCGGCTGGCGGCCAACACCCGGGCCGCGCTCAGGCGCATGGCGCGGATCATGGTGCCGGTCGCCGCGATCCTGTTCTTCGGGGCGCCCAGGATCCTGGGCGTCTTCGGCCAGGGTTACGCGGACGCGGCGACCCCGCTGCTGCGCTGGTTCGCGGTCGGCGCGCTGCTGCGGGTCGTGATGGAGACGTACTTCGCGGTCCTGCGCGCCCAGAGCCGCACCGCCGGACTGGCCTGGCTGCAGGGCCTGCTGTGCGCCCTGGTGCTCGGCCTGACGCTGCTGCTGCTTCCGCGCATGGGCCTGACCGGCGCCGGTGTCGCCGAGATCGTCTCCCTCGCGGTGATCGTCGCGATCGCCGCGCCCAAGCTGTACCGGACCGCGAAGGCGACGTCGGCCGAGGTCCCGGAGGACGCGGCCCCCGACGGTGACCTCGCCGACCTGGGGGCGCCCGAGGTCTCCGAGGGGGCGCGGGGGCGCATGCCCGCCTGGGCGCTCGACACGGACACCCTCGCGCTCGGCATCCACGTCGACTTCGACCACCTGGAACGCCGCCCGGACGTCCGCCCGGGGCCGGGTACGCCGCCCACGGGCACACCGCCGGTACGCCTCGAACACCGGCCGGACCACCGCCCGACCTGGGCCCGCAAGGCCGAGGTCGGGCTGCCGGCCGAGATGGGGGTCCCCCCGCTCGAGCGAATTCGAGAGTGGGGGAGCGAGCCGGGCTCGGAGGCTTCGCCGGGGCCCGCCGAGGTGGACGCGCCGTTCGGGGTCGACTTCGACGTCTCGGGCGCGCGCGACGAGGCCGTACCGGAGGAGCACGAGGAGGCTGCCGTACGGGAGGAGGCCGTCGTACGGCAGGAGTCCGCCGTACGGGAAGAGCCGCCCATGCCCGAAGAGGCCGTACGACAGCCCGACGCGTCCTCGCTCACCTGGCGTGAGCGGCTGCTGCCCACCCGCCTCGGAGTGGTCCTCGGCTGTCTGCTGATCGCCGCGCTGCTGCTGTACTGGGTGCCCGCGCTGCGGCTCGGCGAGGCCGATCTGGACGGGATGGGCGGGCTCGGGCTGATCTCCGTGCTGCCGCTGCCCACGCTGGTGGGGGCCGCGCTGCTGGCGGTGGTGTTCGCCTCGCTGCTGTGGCTGGGCCGGGAGCACAGGGCGTTGCTGCTGGTCACCCTGGTCGCGACGGTCGTGTCGCTGCACTCCCTGCCCGCCCTGACCGAGACCGAGCCGCGGTTCGCGACGGCTTGGCAGCACCTGGGCTTCCTCGACTACATCGACCGCACCGGGTCCGCGGTGCCCGACCTGGACGCGCGCTGGAGCTGGCCGGGCTTCTTCGCGGTGGCCGCGTTCGCCGCGAAGGCGTGCGGGGTCGGTGACCTCACCGAGGTCATCCGCTGGTGGCCGCTGACCATGCAACTCCTCTATCTGGTCCCGATGTTCCTGCTGGTGCGCTCGATGCGGGCGAGCTGGCGGGCCAAGTGGACCGGCAGCTGGATCTTCGTGCTCAGCGGCTGGGTGGGGCAGGACTACTTCTCGCCGCAAGGCTTCACCTACCTGCTGTACCTGGTGTTCGCGGCGATCCTGCTGGTCTGGTTCCGGGCGCCGCACGTGATCTGGACGAAGCGGCGGCCCGGCGAGGTCGAGGTCGAGCCGACGGACCGGCGGCAGCGGGCCGTGCTGCTGATGGTCGTGACCGGGCTGTTCGCGGCGAGCGTCCCGGCCCACCAGCTCACGCCGTTCGTGATGCTGGGCGTGCTGACGGCGCTCGTCCTGATCGGCAAGTCCGAACTGCGCGGCCTGCCCATCCTGTTCGGCGTCATGGTGACGGTCTGGATCGGTTTCATGGCCGAGCCGTACTGGTCCGGGCACTTCGACGAACTCTTCGGCGGGGTCGGCGGCGTCGGCGGCAACGTGTCGTCCTCCGTCTCCGGCCGTATCGAGGGCGGCAGCTCCACCCACAAGCTGGTGCTGTACACACGCGTGCTGCTCGCCGGCAGCGTGATGGCGATGGCCTGCTGGGGCTGGTGGCGCCGGCGCTTCCACCACTACCGGGAGCGCTCGCTGCTCGTCCTCACCTTCGTGCCGTTCCTGGGCTTCGGCATGCAGTCCTACGGAGGCGAGATGGCGCTGCGGGTCTTCATGTTCGCCCTGCCCGGCGCGGCCCTGCTGGCCGGACTCGCCCTCTTCCCGCGCACCGGCGTCACCGCCAAGGAGCGCGACAAGGACAAGGTGAGCCTCGCCCCGCTGGCCGCGCTCATGGCGGGCCTGGTGCTCATGGGCGGCTTCCTGGTGGCCCGCTGGGGCAACGAGCCGTTCGAGCGGGTGCGGCCCGGCGAGGTCGCCGCCATGGAGTACGTGTACGCCCATGACGATCCGAGCCTGCGACTGCTGTGGCTGAGCGACGACCCGGTCAACGTGGTCACGCCGTCGATGCCGTGGGGCTCGCGGGACATGGAGAAGGTGGAGTACCTGCCGACGCCGGCGCCGATCGACCCGGTGCTGGTTTCGGGGCTGGTGAAGTCGCTCAAGGACGCAGGCCCGAACTCGTATCTGATGATCAACCGCGGTCAGGTCATCTATCTGCGGATGGACGTGGGCTATTCGGCGACCTGGGAGTCGCGGCTGATCCAGAACCTGGACAGGCGGCAGGAGTTGAAGAAGGTCTTCGTCAACGCCGACGTGACGATGTACGCGCTGCGGAAGCAGCCCGCGGGCGAGGTGCCGAAGGCCGATCCCGGTCCGATCGGGCCGCAGGTGACCTGGACGCCGTGGTCGGTGATCGGGGGCCTCGCGGCGCTCGCACTGATCGTGCTGCTGATGGCCCGCGAGGTCGTCCGGGTGGCGGTGCCGCCGAGCGTGCGGCAACTGCGGTGGCTGCAGAGCAGCTTCTGGTTCTCGCTGCCGCTGCTGGCGGTGCTGCTGGCCTCGCTCGTGCAGCGGTTCCTGACGATCGAATAG